In Ignavibacteriales bacterium, the genomic stretch CAACATAAATTTCTCTCAATAGAATTTTCTGCTATACGCTAAGCCCAATAATAGTTTTAATTTCATTTTTAGAAAATTATATTCATTAATACTTTCCAATTGCACCTTGGGCTGGAAAATATTTTGTACTGCTTTAAAATAAATGTTATTTTTAGAACACAATAAAAATTTAAAGAAAACATGAAAGCGCTATTATTAGAAAATATTCATCCGTTTGCAGAAGAAATTCTTAAAAAAGATGGAATTGAGATTGAGAGTTTGTCTAAAAGTTTGCCAGATGATGAACTGATTGAATCATTAAAAAAGGTACAGCTTTTAGGAATTCGTTCAAGAACACAAATTTCAAAAAAAGTTCTGGAAAATTCACCAGACCTGCTTGCCATTGGTGCGTTTTGCATAGGAACAAACCAGATTGAACTGGAAGCAGCATCATTAAATGGAGTTGCAGTTTTTAATGCACCGTATAGTAATACCCGCAGTGTAGCAGAAATTGTTATTGCTGAAATTATTTTCCTTATAAGGAAATTATATGATAAAATATACAAAGCCCACCAGGGAATTTGGGATAAATCAGTAAATCACGCTCACGAAGTCCGTGGAAAAAAGCTTGGGATTATTGGTTATGGAAATATAGGCTCACAGGTTTCTATGCTTGCGGAAGCAATGGGCATGACTGTTTATTATTACGATGTTGTTGATAAACTAACAATAGGAAACGCAACCCGCTTATCTTCACTTGAAGAGCTTTTTAAAATTGCTGATGTAATAACAATTCACGTTGACGGAAATCCTAATAATGTAAAATTGATTGGAGAGAAAGAATTTGATCTGATGAAGGATGGAGTAATTGTTTTAAATCTTAGCCGTGGCTTTGTTGTTGATGTTGAAGCGTTGAAAAATAATATTGTATCTGGTAAAATAGTTGGTGCTTCTATTGATGTTTTTCCGGAAGAACCCAAAAGTGCTGATGAAAAATTTTATTCTCCATTACAAAATCTTCCAAACGTTCTATTAACCCCGCATATTGGTGGTAGTACGGAGGAAGCGCAGTACAATATAGCGGAATTCGTTTCTAATAAGATGATTGAGTATCTCCGAACCGGAAGTACTTATACAAGTGTAAATTTTCCTAAAATTCAATTACCTTCAATGTCAGATTCTCACCGGTTGCTTCATGTTCATAAAAATCTACCAGGCGTTCTTTCGCAAATCAATACCATCTTTGCAAGAAATTCTGTTAACGTAGAATCACAATTCCTCCGAACAAATGAGTTGATTGGTTACGTGATTGCCGATGTAGACAAAAATTATAACGATTCACTTATGGGTGATCTTGAGAAAGTAGCTCACACAATAAAGTTAAGAATACTATATTAATATTCATGGTTTCCCAAATTCCAAAAGAATCGGTTGAATATTGTGGTTATTATCAATCACCGGTTGGTGTTATAGAAATTATATCCTCAGAAACCAGCATCATTTCCATATCGTTCCTGCGAAATGATAAATCTAAACCAGAAAATAAAAATGACATTCTTGATTATTGTATTGTTGAGTTGGATAAATATTTCAAAGGTGAGTTGACTGAATTCTCAAGCAGGTTAAGTTTAGGTGGAACAATTTTTCAGCAAAAAGTATGGAAGGAATTAATGAAAATTCCGTTTGGACAAACCATATCATATTTGGATTTAGCCAAAAGAACAGGTGATATAAAAGCTGTACGGGCAGTTGGATTGGCGAACGGTAAAAACAAAATTCCTATCATCATTCCGTGTCATCGCGTTATTGGGAGCAATGGAAATCTAATAGGTTATAGCGGAGGGTTGTGGATTAAGGAATGGCTGTTAAATCATGAAAGAAAATTTTCATCGAATCAAGAAACAGGAAACCAATTAAACCTTTTTTGAAATAAATTCACCCGTTCCTTTTCCGTCTTCTTTTTTTTGCGGCTGGGGATAGA encodes the following:
- a CDS encoding methylated-DNA--[protein]-cysteine S-methyltransferase → MVSQIPKESVEYCGYYQSPVGVIEIISSETSIISISFLRNDKSKPENKNDILDYCIVELDKYFKGELTEFSSRLSLGGTIFQQKVWKELMKIPFGQTISYLDLAKRTGDIKAVRAVGLANGKNKIPIIIPCHRVIGSNGNLIGYSGGLWIKEWLLNHERKFSSNQETGNQLNLF
- the serA gene encoding phosphoglycerate dehydrogenase, translated to MKALLLENIHPFAEEILKKDGIEIESLSKSLPDDELIESLKKVQLLGIRSRTQISKKVLENSPDLLAIGAFCIGTNQIELEAASLNGVAVFNAPYSNTRSVAEIVIAEIIFLIRKLYDKIYKAHQGIWDKSVNHAHEVRGKKLGIIGYGNIGSQVSMLAEAMGMTVYYYDVVDKLTIGNATRLSSLEELFKIADVITIHVDGNPNNVKLIGEKEFDLMKDGVIVLNLSRGFVVDVEALKNNIVSGKIVGASIDVFPEEPKSADEKFYSPLQNLPNVLLTPHIGGSTEEAQYNIAEFVSNKMIEYLRTGSTYTSVNFPKIQLPSMSDSHRLLHVHKNLPGVLSQINTIFARNSVNVESQFLRTNELIGYVIADVDKNYNDSLMGDLEKVAHTIKLRILY